In Streptomyces venezuelae, the sequence GCGGCAGCACGGGCGTGCCCAAGCTGATCCCGCGTACCCACGACGACTACATCTACTCGCTGTGGGCCTCGAACGAGATCTGCGGGGTGGACGCGGACTCCGTCTACCTGGTGGCGCTGCCCGCGGCCCACAACTTCCCGCTCTCCTCCCCCGGTTCGCTGGGCGCGCTGTACGCGGGGGGCCGGGTGGTGCTCTGCCCGCAGCCGGTGCCCGACGTCGCCTTCCCGCTGATCGAGTCCGAGGGCGTGACGATCACCGGCCTGGTGCCCCCGCTGGCCCTGCTCTGGACGGAGGCCGCCGCACGCACCGACCGCGACCTCGGCAGCCTGGACGTCCTGCTGGTGGGCGGCGCCAAGTTCAGCGAGGAGGCCGCCCGCAGGGTCCGGCCGGGCCTGGGCTGCACGCTCCAGCAGGTGTTCGGGATGGCGGAGGGGCTGGTCAACTACACCCGCCTCGACGACCCCGAGGAGACGATCGTCACCACCCAGGGCCGGCCGATCTCCCCTGACGACGAGATCCGGATCGTCGACGACGAGGACCGGGAGGTGGGCCCCGGCGAGTCCGGCCACCTCCTGACCCGCGGCCCGTACACCATCCGCGGCTACTGGAACGCGCCCGGGCACAACGCCCGGTCGTTCACCGCGGACGGCTTCTACCGGACCGGGGACATCGTCCGGATGACGCCCACCGGACACCTGGTCGTCGAGGGGCGCGCCAAGGACCAGATCAACCGGGGTGGGGAGAAGATCGCGGCGGAGGAGGTGGAGAACCACATCCTGGCGCATCCGGCCGTCCACGACGCCAACGTGGTCGGCGAGCCGGACCCCTACCTCGGCGAACGCACCTGTGCCTACGTGATCCTGCGCGAGGGCGCCGGAGAGCTGCGGCCCGCCGCCGTGAAGAGGTTCGTGCGGGAGCGCGGCCTCGCGGCGTACAAGGTGCCGGACCGGGTGGAGTTCGTCGCCTCCTTCCCCAAGACCGGCGTGGGCAAGGTCTCCAAACGGGACCTGCGCACCGCCGAAGCCACCGAAGCCGCTGCGCCGCCGGTGCCCGTCGCGCCCGTCGCGCCCGTCGCGCCCGTCGCCGTTCCCGTACCGCCCCATCAGCCCTGAAACGGATGAACCCATGGCCCTGCCCGCCATCGCCCCCTACCCGCTGCCGACCGCCGGGGAGCTGCCGGCCAACCGCGTCGACTGGACGGTGGATCCCGACCGCGCGGTCCTGCTGGTCCACGACCTGCAGAACTACTTCCTGTCGGCCTTCGACACGGAAGCGCAACCCGTCACCGGCATGCTCCAGCAGGTCGCGCGGCTGAAGAAGGAGGCGGGCCGGGCCGGGGTGCCCGTGTTCTACACCGCGCAGCCCGGCGGCCAGAGCCCGGCCGAGCGCGGGCTGCAGCAGGACTTCTGGGGGCCGGGTCTGCCCGCCGACCCCACGGCCGCCGCGATCCCCGCCACCGTGGCGCCGGGCCCGGACGACACGGTGCTGACGAAGTGGAAGTACAGCGCCTTCGTACGGACCGACTTCCTGGAGCGGCTGCGCGCGATGGGCCGGGACCAGCTGGTGATCACCGGTGTGTACGCCCACATCGGTGTTCTGATGACGGCCTGCGACGCCTGGATGCAGGACGTCCAGGCCTTCGTGGTCGCCGACGCCGTCGCCGACTTCTCCGAGCGCGAGCACCGGATGGCGCTGGAGTGGGCGGCGGGCCGCTGCGCCGTGGTCACCACGGCCGACCGGGTCTGCGCACAGCTGTGAGACCGGCCCCGGTCCGGACCCGGCCGCGGGCGTGGCCGGCCCCGGCGCACGTACCGCCCGTGCATCCCGTGCCGCTGCCGGTGGTCCTGCCCGGGCAGACCCGCGTATGGGCGGCTTCGGTGGCGGAGAACGCGGCGGCCGCCACGGCCCGGCGGGGCGAGCTCGACCGTGAGGAGTCCCTGCGGGCGGACCGTTTCCGGCGGTTCGCGGACGTCGACCGCTTCCTGGTCGCGCACGTCTGTCTGCGGGACGTCCTGGGCACGCTGCTCGGAACACCGCCGGCCCGCCTCGTCATCGACCGGGAGCCGTGCACCGCGTGCGGCGGCCCGCACGGGCGCCCCTTCCTGCCGGGCCGACCCGTCCACTTCTCCCTCGCGCACGCGGGCGACCTGGTGCTGGTCGCCGTCGCTCCCGTACCGGTGGGCGTCGACGTGGCGGACCTCCTGCCGGACGCCCGGGTGCACACGGCCGTGGCAGGCCTGCACGAGGACGAACGCGCCGAACTGCTGGCTCTGCCCCGGCCCGCCCGGGCGGCCGCCTTCGCCCGCTGCTGGACGCGCAAGGAGGCCGTGCTGAAGTCCACCGGGCAGGGGCTGTCGCACGGCACGCGCCAGCCCTACGTGGGCACGGCCGCCGAGCCGGCGCGGACCGCCGAACACCAGGTGTACGACCTGCCGGTACCCGCCGGCGGGGTCGCCGCCCTGGCCCTGTGGACCGGCTGACGGTCCACCCCCGCTCCCCCACGTCCCCGAACCGAACGAAGGATCTCCCCATGACGGAACGTCTGAACGCCGCCCGGCCCTACGCCCTGGGCCTCTTCCGCATCGTCACCGGCCTCCTGTTCGCCTGCCACGGCGCCGCCTCCCTGTTCGGCGTCCTCGGCGGCGCCCACGGCGGCGGGACGGTGCCCACCGGGGCCTGGCCGGGCTGGTACGCGGCGGTGATCCAGCTGGTCGCCGGCGCCCTGGTGCTGCTCGGCGCGGGGACCCGCAGCGCGGCCTTCCTCGCCTCCGGCTCGATGGCGTACGCCTACTTCACGGCCCACCAGCCGGACGCCCTCTTCCCGATCCAGAACAGTGGCGAGTCCTCCGCGATGTACTGCTGGGCCTTCCTGCTGCTCGTCTTCACCGGCCCGGGCGCCTTCGCCCTGGACCGGCTGCTGCCCGCCCGTGGCGAGCGGGCCGCGGAGACCGAGCAGACGCCCCGGACGGCCACCGCCTGAGGCCGTGCCCCGATCTCCCTGAGCCCCGCCCCGTTTCCCCGGGGGCGGGGCTCAGGGCTGCTCCAGGTAGCAGGCCAGGGCGGCACGGCTGTTCCGCAGGTCCTCGATGCGCGCGTCCATGGCTGCCAGTTCCCCGTCGAGGACGGACCGGATCTCCTCGCACCAGGCGAAGCGCACGCCCTCGCCCCGCACGCACGGCAGCACCGAGCGGATCACCTCGGTCGACAGACCGGCCGCGAGCAGCGCGCGCACCTTGCGTACGGCGGCCACGGAGTCCGCCGTGTAGTCGCGGTACCCGTTCGATCCGCGCTCCGCGTCGAGCAGGCCCTGCGCCTCGTAGTAGCGCAGCAGCCGGGAGCTGACGCCGGTGCGCCGGGACAGTTCGCCGATCAGCATGTGCCGTTCCTCTGCGTCCGGTTGACCTTCACATTGATGTCAACCTCTAACGTCGCCCCTACCGGCGGGCATTCCGCCCGTCCGACCGTGCACCGCTGGAGTGATGTTCATGACCGACCGCTCGTTCCTCTTCCTCCTCGGCAGCTCCCGTTCCGACGGGAACACCGAGATACTCGCGAGGGCGGCCGCCGAGCAGCTGCCCGCAGGTGTCCGGCAGCGGTGGATCGACCTGGCCGGGTCGGGGTTGCCCGACTTCCGGGACGGGCGGCACGAGGCCGAGGGCTGGAAGGCCTCGGAGAGCGAGGAGACACTGCGGCAGGCCACGCTGGAGGCGACCGACGTCGTCATCGCCTCGCCGCTGTACTGGTACTCGCTCTCCGCGCAGACCAAGCGCTACCTCGACTACTGGTCGGGCTGGCTGACGGTGCCCGGTTCGGACTTCAAGCAGCGGATGGCGGGCCGGACCCTGTGGGGTGTGACGGCCATGGCCGACCGTGACGAGGTGCGCGCCGAAGGGCTGGTGACCAGCCTTCACCACACCGCGGCCTACATGGGGATGCGGTTCGGCGGGGTGCTCCTCGGCAACGGCTCACGGCCGGGCCACGTGCGGGACGACGAGCGGGCGACGATCCGCGCCAAGACCTTCTTCGCCCAGGAGGCACCCCTGGCCCGGTTCCCGTAGGGGGACCCGGCCACGCCGGGGTGTCACCCCGTGGCGGCCCGCGGGACGAGACGGGTGCCGCACCAGCTGCAGTACCGGGCGTCGGCCTCGATGGCGTGCCGGTGGCACTGCTCGCAGACGAGGTGGAGCGCGCACTGCGGTGTCCGTGGTTCGGTGCGGGGCGGCCGGCCGATGGCCATGCCGGCCCGCCTGCGGTGCACGGTCAGGAACACCAGCCCCTCGGGGCCGGCCCGGAGCGAGCGGGCGGAGCCGCGCGGCAGCAGGGTGAGGGAGCCGGGCACGACGTCCAGCCCGGCGCCGTCCAGGGTCAGGGATCCGCCGCCTTGCACGACGGCGAGCAGGACGTCCACCTCGGGCTCCCGGTGCACGGCGATCTCACCCCCGGGCAGCAGGCGCACCACGTTCGCGTCGAGTTGCCGGCCCTTGCGCCGGAGCCGCCACAGGGCGCCGCTCTGGTCGTCCGTGGCGGCCTCGACCAATCCCGTGACCGTGACTCCCACGGCTTCCCGCTCAACCACCACATGTCCTTCCCGCGCGTCCGGCCGCTCCGCCGGTCCCTCGTGACCGCCCATGAGATCACTTCGGCCGGTGTCCGCACCAACCGCCGGGTGCGGAGCGGTCGCCCGAGCGCCGGGACACGAGCTGCCCGGAGCTGCGCGACGGCCGTTCCTTGCGCACAGGCTGACACCCTTCGGGCCCGGGCGAAGGCGGGTTGGGGAGGCATGCACCCGTCGGGGTCGAGATCTGCCGGGTCACGGGTCCGTCCCGTCGTGCGACGACCTCGTACGGGTGTACGCGGACGAGGGGGAACCGCCGTCCCGGCCAGTCGCTACGCGGACCGGTCCAGCGAGCTCCGCACGTACGCGCCCGGGGTCTGCCCGAAGTGGCGGCGGAAGGCCAGGATGTAGCCGTTGGTGCTGACGAACCCCACGCGGGCGGCCACGGAGCTCACCAACTGGCCCTGTTCCAGCAGTCCCAGCGAGTGGTTGAGCCGGAGCCGGGTGCGCCATTCCGAGAAGGCCATGCCGGTCTCCGCGCGGAAGGCCCGGCGCAGGCTGGTCGAGCTCGTGTAGAGGTTCTCCGCCCACTCCGTCGCGGTGCGCGGGTCGCTCGGGGTCCGGGCCAGCTCCCGCGCCACGGCGCCCGCGGTGTGGCTGGTGGGCTGGGGCAGCGGCAGGCAGTTGCGGTGTCCGGCGGACAGCGCGGCGAAGACGTCCGGGTCCTCCTCCTGGGCGCAGGTGCTGCGCATCCGCCCGAGGACCAGCCTGCGCTGGGCGTCGGTGATGTTGATGGTGGTGACGTCCTGGTAGGGCAGTTCGAACCGTTGCGCGTCGAAGGACTCGGCCGCGATGACGGAGTCCGCTCCGAACCGTGCGCTGTGCGCGATGCCCGCCGGAATCCACAGGGCCACCGATGCGGACAGTTCGTAGTCCCGGCCGAGCGCCGTGACCACGATCCGGCCGACCGGAACGTGCAGGAACTTGTGGAACTCGTGGACGTGCAGCGGGTGTCCGCCCTCGGCGATGAAATCGTCATCGGCCATGATCACGTCCTCCGCACGGGTCCCCTCGTCCCGCACGCTGTGCAGTCCCGTCTCGGCCACAACATCCTCCCCTGCCGCAGGGGCCGTGTTCTTGACCCCTGATTGTGAGCGGTTCGCCTCCGGCATTGGACCGGACCCCGCTTTGGTAAGGCTAGCCTAACTTCGAGCTTGAGCAGGTGAGGAGTACCCGAAGACCCATGAAGCAATCGGCTTCGCCGGCCGCACCACCGGCCCCGGTCCCCGCGAGGCCCCGTGCCTCGCGCGGAACGGTGGTCGTGGTGCTCGCCGGCCTGATGCTGGCCGCCGTGACCATCGCGAGCATCGGCCTCGGTGCACGTGACATATCCCCGCTGGAAATCGTGCGGATCCTGCTGCACCCGGGCGCGGAGGGATACAACGGCGACGTCCTGTGGACGGAGCGGATACCCCGCACGCTGCTCGGCCTGACCGTCGGGGCCGCCCTCGGCGCCTCCGGGCTCATCATGCAGGCGCTGACGATGAACCCGCTGGCGGAACCGGGCGTCCTCGGCGTACAGCAGGGCGCGGCGGTGTTCGTCGTCCTCGGCATCCTCTTCCTCGACACCTCCGGTGTGCAGGGCTACTTCTGGATGGCGCTGACCGGCTCGGCGGTGACCGCGGTCCTCGTCTTCCTGATCGGGACCCGCACCAACGCGGGCAGCAGCACGATCGGCCTGGTCCTCGCGGGCGTCGCCGTCGCCGCGGTGATGTCCTCGCTCATCACCCTGCTCGTGGTGCGCGACGAGGCCGTCTACGCCCACCTGCGGTTCTGGTCGGTGGGCCAGCTCACCGGCCGGGGCCAGTTCCTGGGCCAGGCAATCCCGTTCGCGCTCACCGGCCTGCTGCTGGCGCTGCCGCTCGGGCGCACCCTGAACCTGCTGAGCCTCGGTGACGAGACCGCCCGCGGGCTCGGCGTCCGGGTGGAGCGGGCCCGGCTGGCCGGTGCGGCCGTCGCGGTGCTGCTGTGCGCGGCCGCCACTGCGGCCGTGGGGCCGGTGGCCTTCGTGGGACTGGTCGCCGGGCACGCCGCCCGGATGCTGGTGGGCACGGACCACCGGTGGTCGCTGCCGCTGTCCATGGTCTGCGGAGCCGTGCTGCTCGTCGGCGCCGACACCGCGGGGCGACTGGTGATCGACCACGGCGAGGTCCAGGTGTCGGTGATGACCGCCTTCGTCGGCACCCCCTTCTTCGTGTGGCTCGCGCGCCGCCGCGACCTGGTCCGGATGTGAGTGACGTGCCACAGACACACGTGCAACGGGCGGACCGGGCCCGGAGCCTCGGACAGGCCTCCCAGGACACGGCGGCGGAGCTCAAGGCCGCCACCGCGGCCCGGCTGCGCGCCGCCCACCGGGCGGGACGGCGCCGGGCCCGCCTCGTCACCTGCGTCCTCGTCCTGGTGCTGCTCGCCCTGCTGGTCGCCTCGGTCCTGCTCGGCGGGGTCAGGCGGATCCCGGCGGGCGACATCCTGCCCGCGGCCTTCGGGATGCGCACCGGCCTGGCCGACTACGTGATCTTCCGCATCCGGATGCCGCGCGCACTGGCGGCGCTGCTCGCAGGGGCGCTCTTCGGCCTCTCCGGCGCCCTGTACCAGCGGCTGGTCAGGAACCCGCTGGCCACCCCGGACATGATCGGCATCTCGGCGGGTGCCGGAGCCGGCGCCACCACCGTGCTGCTGTTCGCCCCGGCGGTTCCCTTCGGGACCTCCCTGGCCGGGATCGGCGGAGCCTTCGTCCTCGTGGCGGCGGTGCTCGCGCTGAGCCGGCGCGGCGGGGGCGTGGACACGTACCGCCTGGTCCTCGTGGGCATCGGTCTGAGCGCAGTGTGCACCGCCTACGTGAACTACCTGTTCACGGTGGCCGGGCAGCACGGGATCGCGCAGGTGATGCGCTGGCTGGTCGGCAGTGTCAACGACGCCACCTGGGAGGGGGTGTCCACCCTGGCCGGCGCGCTCGCGGTGTGCGGGCTCTGCACCGCGCTGCTGGGCCGCTCCCTGGGCAGCATGGCCCTCGGCGACCAGCTGGCCCTCGGGCTCGGCACGCGGGTCGGCGCCGCCCGGATCGCGACCCTGCTGGTCGGGGCCGCGGCCGCCGCGCTCGCCACCAGCGTCACGGGTCCGATCGGATTCGTCTCGCTGATCAGCGGTCCCATCGCGGTCCGGCTGGTCGGCACCGACCGGTCCGTCGCCCTGGCCGTCCCGATCGGTGCCGTCATCGTCCTCGGCGCCGATGTCCTCGCCCAGCACGGCCCCGTGATCAGCCCCGTACCGACGGGTGTCCTCACGGCACTGCTCGGCGCCCCCTACTTCGTCTGGCTGATCCTCCGGCGCAGGCAAGGAGCCACCCCATGAGCGCACGACCCGCACCCGCCTCCCCCGACACCGGCTTCCGGCTCGAAGCCCGCGGCATCAGCGCCGGGTACGAGCGCAAGCCGATCATCGAGGAGCTGTCGCTCGGGATCGAACCCGGCAGGATCACCGCACTGGTCGGCCCGAACGCCTGTGGGAAGTCGACCCTGCTGAAGTCGGTCGCCCGGCTGCTGCCCGTGGCCGCCGGCGCGGTCCTCCTGGAGGGCCAGGACATCCACGCCCTGTCGACCCGCGCGGTGGCCCGGCGCCTGGGCATCCTGCCTCAGTCGCCGATCGCCCCGGAGTCCATCACCGTCGGCGACCTGGTCTGGCGCGGCCGCCACCCGCACCGCCGGTTCGGGCAGCGTCGCACCGCGGCCGACGACGAGGTCATCGCGGACGCCCTGCTGGCGACCGGCACCGCCGAGCTGATCGACCGCCCGGTCGACCAGCTCTCCGGCGGCCAGCGCCAGCGCGTCTGGATCGCCCTCGCGCTCGCCCAGGACACGCCGACGCTGCTCCTGGACGAGCCCACCACCTACTTGGACATCGCCCACCAGATCGAGGTCATGGACCTCCTCGCCGACCTCAACGAGCAGGCCGGCAAGACGATCGTGCTGGTGTCCCACGACCTCAACCAGGCAGCCCTGTACGCCTCGACGATCGTCGCCATGCGCGACGGCCGGATCGTGCGCCAGGGCACCCCCGAAGAGGTGCTCACCGAGGAGACCGTGGCCGAGGTGTTCGGCCTGGACTGTCTCGTCGTCCCCCATCCCCGCTCAGAGCGGCCCCAGATCTTCCCCCTGGGCCGTCGTATCCCCGCATAGGAGACCCACCACCATGTCCGTCCTGCACAGAACGCGCCGCCGCCCGGCCCGTACCCTCGCCGCCCTCACCGCGGCCGCCGCCTGCCTCGGCCTGCTCACCGCGTGCGGCGGTGAGGACTCGACCGCCGCCAAGGACAAGCCGGCCGCCGCCGGAGCCGACGCGTCCGCCGCCTTCCCCGTCTCCCTCACCAACGCGTGGGGCAAGACCGAGGTCAAGAAGAAGCCGGTGAAGGTCGCCACGGTCTCCGACGGCGACACCGCCATCGCGCTGGCCCTCGGCATCGTCCCGGTCATCACCCCGGACGTCGAGGACGGCGCCAAGGTGCCCGAGTACAAGCAGCGCGCCATCGACAAGCTCGGCGCCGGCAAGCTGAAGACCTACGACGACACCGACGGCACCGCCTACGAGGCCATCGCGGCCGAGGCCCCCGACATCATCCTCGGCATGAACACCTGGGAGATGGAAGCGGACTACGCCAAGCTGCAGCCGATCGCGCCGGTGGTCACCTTCACCGACAAGGCGCACGCCGACACCCTCACCTGGCAGGACCGCCTCAAGACGGCCGCGAAGGCCCTCGGACTGAGCGCCAAGGCGGACGAGGTCATCGCGGCGAACGAGAAGGCCACGACGGAAGCCGCCGCCGCGCACCCCGAGTTCAAGGGCAAGACGTACACCTACACGGTCGTCCACCCCGAGCAGGTCAGCTTCATGTCCTACGCCGACCAGGACCCGGGCGTCTTCGAGAAGCTCGGCTTCACCAAGACCGACAAGGCGAAGAACTACGCGCCGAACAAGAACGCCGTGAGCCTGGAGAACCTCGACCAGCTCGACGCCGACGTCCTCCTCGTCACCTACCCCTTCGGTGACCGCGGTGTGATCAGCGCGACCGAGCTGGAGTCCAACAAGCTGTTCCAGTCGCTGAACGCGGTGAAGAGCAAGCACTTCACGGTCATCCCCTCGGACAACTCGCTGTCCTCGGCCATCGCCTACCCGGACGCCCTGAGCGCCCCGTGGGTGGTCGAGCAGCTCACCCCGCTCCTCGCGAAGGCCGTCGCCGGCCAGTAGGACCGCGGTCGCCCCGCGGATCGCCGCCGAGGCCCGTCTCCTGTGGGAGGCGGGCCTCGACGCGTGCTGCGTCGTCCGCGCAACACCGCAGGATCCCGGCCGCACTTGAGGTCCAGTCCCGCAGGCGCCGGATTGCGCGCGGGGTGCCAGTGCCGTGGTCCGCGGGTTGGATACGGGGAGCGCGGGGCGCCGTAGCGTGGCCGCATGCCGGATCTGCCGGACGGATGTGAGGGAGCAAGTCGGATGTCCACCCGTAGTCCCCGCTCGGTCGTCACCTTCCCCATCGTGCTCAGGGAGCTGACGGTGCTGCGCGTCTCGGACGTCACGCCCGGGATGCGGCGGGTGACCCTCGGCGGGCCTCAGCTGCACGCCTTCGAGCACGCGGGCCTGTCCCTCCCGGCGCTGCGCACGGAGGGCTTCGACGACCACGTGAAGTTCTTCTTCGCGGAGGAGGGCCGGGAGCCGGTGCTGCCCCGGCAGAACGTGAGCAGCCTGGACTGGCCCTCCGAGGGACGGCCGATCTCCAAGGACTACACGCCGGTACGGTTCGACCCGGTGGCCGGGGAGATCGACTTCGACTTCGTCCGGCACGACGGCGGAATCGCCTCGTCGTGGGCGCAGCAGACCGCTCCCGGCCAGGTGACCTGGATCGCCGGGCCGAAGATGTCGCACAGCCACCCCGAGGGCGCGGACTGGCTGCTGGTGATCGGTGACGAGACGGCGCTGCCCGCGATCGGCCGCTGGCTCGACGAGATGCCCGAAGGGACCCGGGCCCGGGTGTTCATCGAGGTCGGCGAGGAGAGCCACCGTCAGGAACTGCCGACGCGTGCGCAGGCCGAGATCACCTGGCTGGTGCGGGCCGGCAGGCCGGCCGGGCGCAGCGATCTGCTGGAGCGTGCGGTGCGGGACATGGAGTGGCTGCCGGGCACGGTCTTCGTCTGGGCGGCCGGCGAGGCCGTCACGCTCAAGGGCATCCGGCGGCACCTGTCCGTGGACCGGGGCGTTCCGCGCGAGCAGACGCACATCACGGGCTACTGGCGGCGGGCCGAGGTCGCACCGGGTCTCGCCGAGCCCGCCGACCCCGACGTCCTGGAGGGCGAGGACGCGCACGGCCGGCTCCACGAGCTGACGGACCTGGCCCCGGGGCTCGCGATCCGCGTGGCCGTCACCCTGGGCCTGGTCGACCTCGTCTACCAGGGCGTCCGGGAGCCCGCGGAGCTGGCCCGGCGCAGCGGGACCGAGCCGCGCTCGCTCGGCGCGCTGCTGAAGTACCTCGTGGAGATCGAGGTGTTCGCGGTGGCGGACGACGGGTTCCGGCTGACGCCGGTGGGCGAGGAACTGGTCGAGGACGACCACTCGTTGGAGGAGTACGACCTGCGCGGCGCCCAGGCCGCCTTCGACCTGTCGCTGGCCGGGCTCGCCGAGCGGCTGCGGTCGGGCGCGAACGGCTGCCGGACGGCGTCCGGTGAGCCCCTGGCGGAGGCGCTGCGCACCGATCTGCGCCTCGGCGGCTCGGCCCGTACCGCCATCGAGGACGAGGCCCGCTGGGTGTCGACCGGGGTGGCCGGCGCCTACGACTGGTCGGCGGTGGACGTCCTCGGTGCGTCGGGCAACGGTGCCGGTACGGTCGTAAACGCGCTGGTCAAGGAGTTTCCCGGACTGCGCGTGCGGCTGGCCGCCCTGCCGTCGGTGCTGGGTGTCCTCGGCGGGCAGATCCTCGATCCGGAGGTGCTGCCCCGGGTGGAACTCGTACCGCAGACCCACCCGGTGCCGTCGGGTGCGGGGACGCTGCTGCTGTGCCGGCTGCTGGAGTGGCTGCCGGACGAGGACGCGGTACTGACCCTGGCCGAAGCAGCGGCCGCGCTGCCGGCCGGTGGCGCCCTGGTGCTGGTCGAGCAGGTCGAGGCGGCGGACCCGGACGACATCGACGCCGTCCTGCACCACCTTCGGCTCACCGCGGCGTTCGGTTCCGGGCTGCGCTCGGTGAAGGACGTGACCGCGCTGGCGGAGCGGGCCGGGCTGGCGGTCCGCGACTGCCGTGACGTCGGCTGGGACCACCGTCTGTGGGTGCTCGCGCCGGCCGCCTGACCCCGTACGCGGCGTGCCGCCCGGCCGGGCACGGCGTCGGTCCGGCCGTCCTGTGCGACTCTGTGGTCATGATGTCCG encodes:
- a CDS encoding (2,3-dihydroxybenzoyl)adenylate synthase; translated protein: MSDFPDDGRASAWLPWPAEFAERYRAAGWWRGETFGSVLRERAAAHPDRIALVDPAGGPDGGRRTWSYGELDARADQMAAGLMARGIRPGDKVVVQLPNTAEFFEVVFALFRIGALPVFALPAHRRTEISYFCSFTGAVAYVVPAVHGGYDHRGLAAAVRAEVPSLREVFVADADPGEFTALADVPLDVPLGGLGPGPAPHDLAFLQLSGGSTGVPKLIPRTHDDYIYSLWASNEICGVDADSVYLVALPAAHNFPLSSPGSLGALYAGGRVVLCPQPVPDVAFPLIESEGVTITGLVPPLALLWTEAAARTDRDLGSLDVLLVGGAKFSEEAARRVRPGLGCTLQQVFGMAEGLVNYTRLDDPEETIVTTQGRPISPDDEIRIVDDEDREVGPGESGHLLTRGPYTIRGYWNAPGHNARSFTADGFYRTGDIVRMTPTGHLVVEGRAKDQINRGGEKIAAEEVENHILAHPAVHDANVVGEPDPYLGERTCAYVILREGAGELRPAAVKRFVRERGLAAYKVPDRVEFVASFPKTGVGKVSKRDLRTAEATEAAAPPVPVAPVAPVAPVAVPVPPHQP
- a CDS encoding isochorismatase family protein, with translation MALPAIAPYPLPTAGELPANRVDWTVDPDRAVLLVHDLQNYFLSAFDTEAQPVTGMLQQVARLKKEAGRAGVPVFYTAQPGGQSPAERGLQQDFWGPGLPADPTAAAIPATVAPGPDDTVLTKWKYSAFVRTDFLERLRAMGRDQLVITGVYAHIGVLMTACDAWMQDVQAFVVADAVADFSEREHRMALEWAAGRCAVVTTADRVCAQL
- a CDS encoding 4'-phosphopantetheinyl transferase family protein — encoded protein: MHPVPLPVVLPGQTRVWAASVAENAAAATARRGELDREESLRADRFRRFADVDRFLVAHVCLRDVLGTLLGTPPARLVIDREPCTACGGPHGRPFLPGRPVHFSLAHAGDLVLVAVAPVPVGVDVADLLPDARVHTAVAGLHEDERAELLALPRPARAAAFARCWTRKEAVLKSTGQGLSHGTRQPYVGTAAEPARTAEHQVYDLPVPAGGVAALALWTG
- a CDS encoding DoxX family protein, with the translated sequence MTERLNAARPYALGLFRIVTGLLFACHGAASLFGVLGGAHGGGTVPTGAWPGWYAAVIQLVAGALVLLGAGTRSAAFLASGSMAYAYFTAHQPDALFPIQNSGESSAMYCWAFLLLVFTGPGAFALDRLLPARGERAAETEQTPRTATA
- a CDS encoding MerR family transcriptional regulator produces the protein MLIGELSRRTGVSSRLLRYYEAQGLLDAERGSNGYRDYTADSVAAVRKVRALLAAGLSTEVIRSVLPCVRGEGVRFAWCEEIRSVLDGELAAMDARIEDLRNSRAALACYLEQP
- a CDS encoding flavodoxin family protein gives rise to the protein MFMTDRSFLFLLGSSRSDGNTEILARAAAEQLPAGVRQRWIDLAGSGLPDFRDGRHEAEGWKASESEETLRQATLEATDVVIASPLYWYSLSAQTKRYLDYWSGWLTVPGSDFKQRMAGRTLWGVTAMADRDEVRAEGLVTSLHHTAAYMGMRFGGVLLGNGSRPGHVRDDERATIRAKTFFAQEAPLARFP
- a CDS encoding helix-turn-helix transcriptional regulator — encoded protein: MAETGLHSVRDEGTRAEDVIMADDDFIAEGGHPLHVHEFHKFLHVPVGRIVVTALGRDYELSASVALWIPAGIAHSARFGADSVIAAESFDAQRFELPYQDVTTINITDAQRRLVLGRMRSTCAQEEDPDVFAALSAGHRNCLPLPQPTSHTAGAVARELARTPSDPRTATEWAENLYTSSTSLRRAFRAETGMAFSEWRTRLRLNHSLGLLEQGQLVSSVAARVGFVSTNGYILAFRRHFGQTPGAYVRSSLDRSA
- a CDS encoding FecCD family ABC transporter permease; the encoded protein is MKQSASPAAPPAPVPARPRASRGTVVVVLAGLMLAAVTIASIGLGARDISPLEIVRILLHPGAEGYNGDVLWTERIPRTLLGLTVGAALGASGLIMQALTMNPLAEPGVLGVQQGAAVFVVLGILFLDTSGVQGYFWMALTGSAVTAVLVFLIGTRTNAGSSTIGLVLAGVAVAAVMSSLITLLVVRDEAVYAHLRFWSVGQLTGRGQFLGQAIPFALTGLLLALPLGRTLNLLSLGDETARGLGVRVERARLAGAAVAVLLCAAATAAVGPVAFVGLVAGHAARMLVGTDHRWSLPLSMVCGAVLLVGADTAGRLVIDHGEVQVSVMTAFVGTPFFVWLARRRDLVRM
- a CDS encoding FecCD family ABC transporter permease; this translates as MPQTHVQRADRARSLGQASQDTAAELKAATAARLRAAHRAGRRRARLVTCVLVLVLLALLVASVLLGGVRRIPAGDILPAAFGMRTGLADYVIFRIRMPRALAALLAGALFGLSGALYQRLVRNPLATPDMIGISAGAGAGATTVLLFAPAVPFGTSLAGIGGAFVLVAAVLALSRRGGGVDTYRLVLVGIGLSAVCTAYVNYLFTVAGQHGIAQVMRWLVGSVNDATWEGVSTLAGALAVCGLCTALLGRSLGSMALGDQLALGLGTRVGAARIATLLVGAAAAALATSVTGPIGFVSLISGPIAVRLVGTDRSVALAVPIGAVIVLGADVLAQHGPVISPVPTGVLTALLGAPYFVWLILRRRQGATP
- a CDS encoding ABC transporter ATP-binding protein translates to MSARPAPASPDTGFRLEARGISAGYERKPIIEELSLGIEPGRITALVGPNACGKSTLLKSVARLLPVAAGAVLLEGQDIHALSTRAVARRLGILPQSPIAPESITVGDLVWRGRHPHRRFGQRRTAADDEVIADALLATGTAELIDRPVDQLSGGQRQRVWIALALAQDTPTLLLDEPTTYLDIAHQIEVMDLLADLNEQAGKTIVLVSHDLNQAALYASTIVAMRDGRIVRQGTPEEVLTEETVAEVFGLDCLVVPHPRSERPQIFPLGRRIPA
- a CDS encoding ABC transporter substrate-binding protein, with the protein product MSVLHRTRRRPARTLAALTAAAACLGLLTACGGEDSTAAKDKPAAAGADASAAFPVSLTNAWGKTEVKKKPVKVATVSDGDTAIALALGIVPVITPDVEDGAKVPEYKQRAIDKLGAGKLKTYDDTDGTAYEAIAAEAPDIILGMNTWEMEADYAKLQPIAPVVTFTDKAHADTLTWQDRLKTAAKALGLSAKADEVIAANEKATTEAAAAHPEFKGKTYTYTVVHPEQVSFMSYADQDPGVFEKLGFTKTDKAKNYAPNKNAVSLENLDQLDADVLLVTYPFGDRGVISATELESNKLFQSLNAVKSKHFTVIPSDNSLSSAIAYPDALSAPWVVEQLTPLLAKAVAGQ